Proteins from one Enterobacter bugandensis genomic window:
- the fklB gene encoding FKBP-type peptidyl-prolyl cis-trans isomerase — MTTPTFDTIEAQASYGIGLQVGQQLSESGLEGLLPEALVAGIADALEGKQPAVPVDVVHRALREIHERADAVRRARFEEMAAEGVKYLEENREREGVNSTESGLQFRVINQGDGAIPARTDHVRVHYTGKLIDGTVFDSSVARGEPAEFPVNGVIAGWIEALTLMPVGSKWELTIPHNLAYGERGAGASIPPFSTLVFEVELLEIL; from the coding sequence ATGACCACCCCGACTTTTGACACTATCGAAGCGCAAGCAAGTTACGGTATCGGCTTGCAGGTAGGACAGCAGCTGAGCGAATCCGGCCTGGAAGGTCTGTTACCTGAAGCGCTGGTGGCGGGTATCGCTGATGCGCTGGAAGGCAAACAGCCTGCCGTTCCGGTTGACGTTGTGCATCGTGCGCTGCGTGAAATCCACGAACGTGCTGACGCTGTGCGTCGCGCGCGCTTCGAAGAGATGGCAGCCGAAGGCGTGAAATATCTGGAAGAGAACCGCGAGCGCGAAGGCGTGAACAGCACCGAATCCGGCCTGCAGTTCCGCGTGATCAACCAGGGCGACGGCGCTATCCCGGCGCGTACCGACCACGTTCGCGTGCACTATACCGGTAAGCTGATCGACGGTACCGTATTCGACAGCTCCGTGGCGCGCGGCGAACCGGCTGAGTTCCCGGTCAACGGCGTAATTGCGGGCTGGATCGAAGCCCTGACCCTGATGCCAGTGGGTTCCAAATGGGAACTGACCATCCCGCACAACCTGGCTTACGGCGAGCGTGGCGCTGGCGCGTCCATCCCGCCATTCAGCACCCTGGTATTTGAAGTCGAGCTGCTGGAAATCCTGTAA
- the cycA gene encoding D-serine/D-alanine/glycine transporter — MVDQVKVAAAEEATSEQSLRRNLTNRHIQLIAIGGAIGTGLFMGSGKTISLAGPSIIFVYMIIGFMLFFVMRAMGELLLSNLEYKSFSDFASDLLGPWAGYFTGWTYWFCWVVTGMADVVAITAYAQFWFPGLSDWVASLAVIILLLSLNLATVKMFGEMEFWFAMIKIVAIVGLIVVGLVMVLTHFQSPTGVQASFTHLWNDGGWFPKGISGFFAGFQIAVFAFVGIELVGTTAAETKDPEKSLPRAINSIPVRIIMFYVFALIIIMSVTPWSSVVPSKSPFVELFVLVGLPAAASLINFVVLTSAASSANSGVFSTSRMLFGLAQEGVAPSAFAKLSKRAVPAKGLTFSCMCLLGGVVMLYVNPSVIGAFTMITTVSAILFMFVWTIILCSYLVYRKQRPHLHEKSIYKMPLGKLMCWVCMAFFVFVLVLLTLEDDTRQALIVTPLWFIALGLGWLFIGKKRMAGMR, encoded by the coding sequence ATGGTAGATCAGGTCAAAGTCGCCGCTGCAGAAGAGGCGACGTCTGAACAGTCGCTACGGCGCAATCTCACAAACCGTCATATACAGCTTATCGCCATCGGCGGTGCCATCGGCACCGGGCTGTTTATGGGGTCCGGCAAAACCATCAGTCTTGCCGGGCCGTCGATCATCTTCGTTTATATGATCATCGGTTTTATGCTCTTCTTCGTGATGCGCGCAATGGGTGAATTGCTGCTCTCGAACCTCGAATACAAATCCTTCAGCGACTTCGCGTCGGACCTGCTCGGCCCGTGGGCGGGCTACTTTACCGGCTGGACCTACTGGTTCTGCTGGGTGGTCACCGGCATGGCGGACGTCGTGGCGATTACCGCTTACGCGCAGTTCTGGTTCCCGGGGCTGTCGGACTGGGTCGCCTCGCTGGCGGTAATTATTCTGCTGCTGAGCCTGAACCTTGCCACCGTGAAAATGTTCGGTGAGATGGAGTTCTGGTTCGCGATGATCAAGATTGTCGCTATCGTAGGGCTGATTGTGGTGGGCCTGGTGATGGTCCTGACGCACTTCCAGTCGCCAACGGGCGTTCAGGCGTCCTTCACCCATCTGTGGAATGACGGCGGCTGGTTCCCGAAAGGCATCAGCGGCTTCTTTGCGGGCTTCCAGATTGCGGTGTTTGCGTTTGTGGGGATTGAGCTTGTCGGAACGACCGCTGCGGAAACCAAAGATCCGGAGAAGTCCCTGCCGCGCGCCATCAACTCCATACCGGTGCGTATCATCATGTTCTACGTCTTCGCGCTGATCATCATTATGTCCGTGACGCCGTGGAGCTCCGTGGTGCCCAGCAAGAGCCCGTTCGTTGAGCTGTTCGTGCTGGTAGGGCTGCCTGCTGCGGCGAGCCTGATTAACTTCGTGGTGCTGACCTCTGCGGCATCGTCTGCGAACAGCGGCGTGTTCTCAACCAGCCGTATGCTGTTTGGTCTGGCGCAGGAGGGCGTAGCGCCGAGCGCCTTTGCGAAACTCTCTAAACGTGCGGTACCGGCGAAAGGGCTGACCTTCTCCTGCATGTGCCTGCTGGGTGGCGTGGTGATGCTCTACGTAAACCCAAGCGTAATTGGCGCGTTTACTATGATCACCACGGTGTCGGCGATCCTGTTCATGTTCGTCTGGACCATTATCCTGTGCTCGTACCTCGTGTACCGCAAACAGCGTCCGCACCTGCATGAGAAGTCGATCTACAAGATGCCGCTGGGCAAGCTGATGTGCTGGGTGTGCATGGCGTTCTTCGTGTTCGTGCTGGTGCTGCTGACGCTCGAAGATGACACCCGTCAGGCGCTGATCGTCACGCCGCTGTGGTTTATCGCGCTGGGGCTGGGCTGGCTGTTTATCGGTAAGAAACGGATGGCAGGCATGCGTTAA
- a CDS encoding AraC family transcriptional regulator codes for MQGVPEQFIDERDSARFRHLAQLPGLELYHAHISDYAFEPHTHEAFGIGTIETGAERFRYRGTQHLAPEKSVVTMNPDEIHTGESATEDGWRYRMVYIEPDLLEEVTGLRHWWFSDVTRYDPQRSQQIGRLIYGLWHTDDPLAQKGLLLDLIETFQPLAHHAPVVQEGAHRFERVREYLHDNYMHALTLDELANVVSLSPYHFQRQFKAHFHVTPHQMLMAIRLWRAKAFLTHGMPAAEVAAATGLTDQSHLTRAFTRRYGITPVRYQKQVTRR; via the coding sequence GTGCAAGGCGTACCGGAACAGTTTATTGATGAGAGAGACAGCGCGCGCTTTCGCCACCTGGCGCAGCTGCCGGGCCTTGAACTCTATCACGCGCATATCTCTGACTACGCCTTTGAGCCTCACACCCATGAAGCCTTCGGCATCGGCACCATCGAAACCGGCGCCGAACGCTTTCGCTATCGCGGCACCCAGCATCTCGCACCTGAAAAATCCGTTGTTACCATGAACCCGGACGAGATCCATACCGGGGAGTCCGCCACCGAAGACGGCTGGCGCTACCGGATGGTCTACATCGAACCCGATCTTCTGGAAGAGGTAACCGGCCTGCGCCACTGGTGGTTCAGCGACGTAACCCGTTACGACCCGCAGCGCTCTCAGCAGATCGGCAGGCTAATTTACGGCCTGTGGCATACGGACGATCCGCTGGCGCAAAAAGGCTTATTGCTGGATCTGATCGAGACTTTTCAGCCGCTAGCCCATCACGCGCCGGTGGTTCAGGAAGGCGCACACCGTTTCGAGCGCGTGCGCGAGTATTTGCACGACAACTATATGCACGCCCTGACGCTGGACGAACTGGCGAACGTTGTCTCGCTCAGCCCGTACCATTTCCAGCGACAGTTCAAAGCCCATTTTCACGTTACGCCGCACCAGATGTTGATGGCCATCCGCCTGTGGCGCGCCAAGGCGTTTCTCACCCACGGTATGCCCGCCGCCGAAGTCGCCGCCGCAACGGGGCTGACCGACCAGTCGCATTTAACCCGCGCCTTCACCCGCCGCTACGGCATTACACCCGTGCGCTACCAGAAACAGGTCACCCGGCGCTAA
- a CDS encoding SDR family oxidoreductase translates to MIAITGATGQLGQHVIEELLKTVPANQIVAIVRNPAKAEALSNQGIVVRQADYTDEAAFTAALSGVEKLLLISSSEVGQRATQHQNVINAAKAAGVKFIAYTSLLHADKSPLGLHVEHVETEKALAESGVPYALLRNGWYTENYLASAPPALEHGVFIGAAGEGKIASATRADYAAAAAKVIAEEGHAGKVYELAGDHGWTLSELAAELSKQSGKPVAYQNLSEADFAAALKSVGLPAGLADMLADSDVGASKGGLFDDSRTLSKLIGRPTTPLAESVKAIL, encoded by the coding sequence ATGATCGCGATTACCGGCGCTACCGGCCAGCTTGGCCAGCACGTTATTGAAGAACTGCTGAAAACCGTTCCAGCAAACCAGATTGTTGCCATTGTTCGTAACCCGGCGAAAGCTGAAGCGTTAAGCAACCAGGGTATTGTGGTTCGTCAGGCGGATTACACCGATGAAGCCGCCTTTACTGCCGCGCTGAGCGGCGTGGAAAAGCTGCTGCTCATCTCCTCCAGCGAAGTGGGCCAGCGCGCGACCCAGCACCAGAACGTAATCAACGCCGCCAAAGCGGCAGGCGTGAAATTTATCGCCTACACCAGCCTGCTGCACGCGGATAAATCACCGCTGGGTCTGCACGTTGAACATGTCGAAACCGAGAAAGCGCTGGCAGAATCTGGCGTGCCATACGCCCTGCTGCGCAACGGCTGGTACACCGAAAACTACCTGGCGAGCGCGCCGCCTGCGCTGGAACACGGCGTATTCATTGGTGCCGCAGGCGAAGGCAAAATTGCCTCTGCCACCCGCGCAGACTATGCCGCGGCGGCCGCCAAAGTGATCGCTGAAGAGGGTCATGCGGGCAAGGTATACGAACTGGCAGGCGACCACGGCTGGACATTGAGCGAGCTGGCGGCGGAACTGAGCAAGCAGAGCGGTAAACCAGTAGCGTATCAAAACCTGAGCGAAGCGGACTTTGCAGCCGCATTGAAGAGCGTGGGTTTACCCGCCGGGCTGGCGGATATGCTGGCGGACTCCGACGTGGGCGCGTCCAAAGGCGGCCTGTTTGACGACAGCCGTACCCTGAGCAAGCTGATTGGCCGCCCGACTACACCGCTGGCGGAGAGCGTCAAAGCCATTCTGTAA
- a CDS encoding methyl-accepting chemotaxis protein has translation MFKRIKVITLLISVLLVLGIMQVISAGIFINALNNDKDNFTVSQLSSQNVAEFTDAWISLNQARVTLNRGMLRLQSSMASQINGGQLNELVNTAKNLLANAQVHYDKYYALPNTPGLDENLADRLEEQYRIYSATLTQMNVLLGQGNLEDMFKQNAEQKQTAMQKVYREWREAQAALTSKGIQDNESDYKRILWILSAVMILVIAVIISSWIAMRRVLLLPLEEVINHIRAIAAGDLTQPIQAEGKNEMAILARNVQEMQTSLANTVGVVREGADTIYTGAGEISAGSNDLSSRTEQQAASLEETAASMEQLTATVKQNADNARQASRLALDASSTAKKGGNVVEGVVRTMDEIATSSSKIAQITNVIDGIAFQTNILALNAAVEAARAGEQGRGFAVVAGEVRTLAQRSAQAAKEIKALIDDSGERVNAGSQLVNEAGATMAEIVNAVTRVTDIMGEIASASDEQSRGIDQVGQAVAEMDRVTQQNASLVEESAAAAAALEDQAARLNEAVAVFKITRNQAVKAAPVKTYVPKAQPAATASEANWETF, from the coding sequence ATGTTTAAACGTATAAAAGTCATTACTCTTCTTATTTCGGTGCTGCTTGTGCTCGGCATCATGCAAGTGATTTCCGCGGGTATCTTTATCAACGCGCTGAATAACGATAAAGACAACTTCACCGTGTCGCAGCTTTCCAGCCAGAACGTGGCGGAATTTACCGACGCCTGGATCAGCCTGAACCAGGCGCGCGTCACGCTAAACCGCGGGATGCTGCGTCTGCAAAGCAGCATGGCCTCTCAGATTAACGGCGGACAGCTGAACGAGCTGGTTAACACCGCGAAAAATCTGCTGGCCAATGCACAGGTCCATTACGACAAATACTACGCCCTGCCGAATACCCCGGGTCTGGATGAGAACCTGGCCGATCGGCTGGAAGAGCAGTACCGCATCTACTCCGCCACGTTGACGCAAATGAACGTTCTGCTGGGCCAGGGCAACCTGGAAGATATGTTCAAGCAGAATGCAGAACAGAAGCAGACGGCAATGCAAAAGGTCTATCGCGAGTGGCGCGAGGCGCAGGCTGCGCTCACCAGTAAAGGCATTCAGGATAACGAAAGCGACTACAAGCGCATCCTGTGGATCCTTTCTGCCGTCATGATCCTCGTCATTGCGGTGATTATCTCCAGCTGGATCGCCATGCGCCGGGTGCTGCTGCTGCCGCTGGAAGAGGTGATCAACCATATCCGCGCCATCGCGGCAGGGGATTTAACCCAGCCGATTCAGGCTGAAGGCAAAAACGAAATGGCTATCCTGGCGCGCAACGTGCAGGAGATGCAAACCTCGCTGGCGAACACCGTGGGCGTGGTGCGTGAAGGCGCAGACACCATCTATACCGGTGCGGGTGAAATCTCGGCGGGCAGCAACGACCTCTCTTCTCGTACCGAGCAGCAGGCCGCGTCTCTGGAAGAGACGGCAGCCAGCATGGAACAGCTGACCGCCACCGTGAAGCAGAACGCCGATAACGCGCGTCAGGCGTCTCGTCTGGCGCTGGATGCCTCTTCAACCGCGAAGAAGGGCGGTAACGTGGTGGAAGGCGTGGTGCGCACCATGGACGAGATCGCCACCAGCTCCAGCAAAATCGCGCAAATTACTAACGTTATCGACGGCATTGCCTTCCAGACCAACATTCTGGCGCTGAACGCGGCGGTGGAAGCGGCGCGTGCGGGTGAGCAGGGCCGTGGCTTTGCGGTGGTTGCAGGAGAAGTACGCACGCTTGCCCAGCGCAGCGCCCAGGCGGCGAAAGAGATTAAGGCGCTGATCGATGATTCCGGCGAGCGCGTGAACGCGGGTTCTCAGCTGGTGAACGAAGCGGGCGCGACGATGGCGGAAATCGTTAACGCGGTTACCCGCGTGACCGACATCATGGGCGAAATTGCCTCTGCCTCTGACGAGCAGAGCCGCGGTATCGACCAGGTTGGTCAGGCGGTAGCCGAGATGGACCGCGTGACCCAGCAGAACGCCTCGCTGGTGGAGGAGTCTGCGGCGGCAGCGGCGGCGCTGGAAGATCAGGCCGCACGCCTGAACGAAGCGGTAGCAGTGTTCAAAATAACGCGTAATCAGGCGGTCAAAGCGGCACCGGTGAAAACCTATGTGCCAAAAGCGCAGCCAGCAGCGACGGCGTCTGAAGCGAACTGGGAAACGTTTTAA
- a CDS encoding OapA family protein, translating to MPGRFELKPTLAKIWQAPDNFRIMDPLPPLHRRGIIIGALMVIVGFLLPSGGDDVDTAPVTRNAQLDLQSQTRPQPDAQPMQTQLVTPSNDPGQVAPVEPEPVQDEQEQTAAPSEPQTQQPTGIEQQWRSYRVEPGKTLAQLFRDHNLPPTDVYAMAKVEGAGKPLSNLQNGQMVQIRQNASGVVTGLTIDTGNGQQVLFTRQPDGSFIRAR from the coding sequence ATGCCCGGGCGATTTGAACTGAAACCTACCCTGGCGAAAATCTGGCAGGCGCCGGACAATTTTCGCATTATGGACCCGCTGCCTCCTCTGCACCGCAGGGGGATTATCATTGGTGCGCTGATGGTGATCGTGGGCTTCCTGCTTCCTTCCGGCGGTGATGATGTTGATACCGCGCCGGTCACCCGCAATGCGCAGCTGGATCTTCAGTCGCAAACGCGGCCGCAGCCTGACGCGCAGCCGATGCAGACGCAGCTGGTAACCCCGTCTAACGATCCGGGTCAGGTCGCGCCTGTTGAACCCGAACCCGTTCAGGATGAACAGGAGCAGACCGCAGCGCCGTCTGAGCCGCAAACCCAGCAGCCGACCGGCATCGAGCAACAGTGGCGTTCCTATCGCGTGGAGCCGGGCAAAACCCTGGCACAGCTTTTCCGCGACCACAACCTGCCGCCGACCGACGTGTATGCCATGGCAAAAGTGGAAGGCGCAGGTAAACCGCTGAGCAACTTACAGAACGGCCAGATGGTGCAGATTCGCCAGAACGCCAGCGGGGTGGTCACCGGGCTGACCATTGATACCGGAAATGGGCAGCAGGTGCTATTTACCCGCCAGCCGGACGGCAGTTTCATCAGAGCACGTTAA
- the ytfE gene encoding iron-sulfur cluster repair protein YtfE, with protein sequence MAFRDHPLGELALSIPRASALFRKYDMDYCCGGKQTLARAASRKELDVEAIEAELALLAEQPVEKDWRTAPLTEIIDHIIVRYHDRHREQLPELILQATKVERVHADKPSVPRGLAKYLTMLHEELSSHMMKEEQILFPMIKQGMGSQAMGPISVMESEHDDAGELLDVIKHTTNNVTPPPEACTTWKAMYNGINEMIDDLMEHISLENNVLFPRALAGE encoded by the coding sequence ATGGCCTTTCGCGACCACCCCCTCGGCGAGCTGGCGCTCTCCATCCCTCGCGCTTCCGCGCTGTTCCGTAAATACGATATGGATTACTGCTGCGGCGGTAAGCAAACGCTGGCGCGAGCGGCCTCGCGCAAGGAACTGGACGTGGAGGCTATCGAAGCGGAGCTGGCGCTGCTGGCCGAACAGCCTGTTGAAAAAGACTGGCGCACCGCCCCGCTCACGGAAATCATCGACCATATCATCGTGCGTTACCACGACCGCCACCGTGAACAGCTGCCTGAGCTGATCCTGCAGGCAACGAAAGTTGAGCGCGTACATGCCGACAAGCCTTCCGTGCCGCGCGGTCTGGCAAAATACCTGACCATGCTGCATGAAGAGCTTTCCAGCCACATGATGAAAGAAGAGCAGATCCTCTTCCCGATGATTAAACAGGGAATGGGAAGCCAGGCGATGGGGCCTATCAGCGTAATGGAAAGCGAGCACGATGACGCGGGCGAACTGCTGGATGTGATCAAACACACCACTAACAACGTCACGCCGCCGCCGGAAGCGTGCACCACCTGGAAAGCGATGTACAACGGCATTAACGAGATGATTGACGATCTGATGGAGCACATCAGTCTTGAGAATAACGTGCTGTTCCCGCGGGCATTGGCGGGGGAATAA
- a CDS encoding winged helix-turn-helix transcriptional regulator, translating into MKKTIPTLSEQMRDGNLFAEQCPSREVLKHVTSRWGVLILLALRGGTHRFSELRHKMGGVSEKMLSQSLQALEQDGFVDRVSYPVVPPHVEYSLTPMGIEVSEKVAALADWIEVNTPKVMANRDERAA; encoded by the coding sequence ATGAAAAAAACGATCCCAACGCTCAGCGAGCAAATGCGCGATGGCAATCTCTTCGCGGAACAGTGCCCTTCACGGGAGGTGCTTAAACACGTTACCAGCCGCTGGGGCGTGCTGATCCTGCTGGCTCTGCGCGGAGGAACGCACCGTTTTAGCGAGCTGCGCCATAAAATGGGCGGGGTGAGCGAAAAGATGCTGTCCCAGTCGCTTCAGGCACTGGAGCAGGACGGGTTTGTCGATCGCGTGTCGTATCCGGTCGTGCCGCCGCACGTCGAGTATAGCCTGACACCGATGGGCATTGAGGTGAGCGAGAAAGTCGCCGCGCTGGCGGACTGGATTGAAGTCAATACGCCGAAGGTGATGGCGAATCGGGATGAGCGTGCGGCGTAA